The following DNA comes from Nocardioides sp. JQ2195.
GCGGCCGCTGCAAGAGCCGACGGGCTGGCCTGCGTCTCCTCCGGCTCGGGGGGCCACACCGGCCACCTGAACCCCTTCGCCTTCGTCTCCGCGGTGCGGGACTTCTTCGACGGCATCGTCGCGGTCGGTGGCGGCATCGCCGACGGGCACGGCGTGGCCGGAGCCGTGGCCGCGGGTGCTGACCTGGTCTACGTCGGGACCCGGTTCCTGGCCACCAGGGAGAGCATGGCTCCCGACGCCTACAAGCAGATGGTCGTCGACTCCGGAACCGACGACCTGATCGTCAGTGACGGCATCACCGGCACCCCCGCCTCGTGGCTGCGTCCGAGCCTCGTCGAGAACGGCCTGGACCCCGACAACCTGGTCGCCCCGGAGAAGCGCGCCTACGGCAGCGGCAACGGACACACCCGCTGGAAGGACATCTGGGCCGCCGGGCAGGGGATCCAGGTCATCCAGGACGCGCCGGCCGTGGCCGACGTGGTCGACCAGCTCGTCGCTGACTACGGGGTCGCGCTGTCCCGCCTGGACCGCTTCCGCGGGGGTGTCCTGGTCTGATCACCACCCGGGCACCGAGATCCGCGCTTCGTAGGTCAGCGGTGGTGGGTGTGGGCGATGTAGACGTCGCAGGGGGCGTGCTGGGCCACGTCCTTGGCGATGCTGCCGAGCACCCGGCCGAGGCCCTGGACGCGCTTGTTGCCGACCACGATCAGGTCGGTCTCGAGCTCCTTGGCGAGATTGACGAGGATCTCGGCGGGCTTGCCCGCGGCAGCCGTCGTCTCGACCGCGAGCCCGGCGAACTCCGCGCGCAGCGCGCTGGCCTCCTGGTCGGCCACGGTGAGCGCGCCGGTCTCGTTGGTGTGGATGAAGACGTCGCTGCCCTGCTCGATGCGCTCGATCTCGTTGCGGGTGAAGGCCGACACGACGTGCAGCTGGGCACCCAGCGCACGGGCCAGGCGGGCAGCGGTGTGCGCGGCAGCGGCGGCAGTCTCGGATCCGTCGACGCCGACGAGAATTCTGCTGGTCATGGAGATTCCTTCCGGAGGCCGGGACGCGTGCGTCTCGGACGAGGGGTTGACATGGTTGGCTTCGTAACTCATAGTAACCATTGAGCGGCCCTGACCGCCAGACACTGAGGAGAACGATGACCTTCGAGACGATCGACTACACCGTCGACGACAAGATCCTGACGCTCACGCTGAATCGTCCCGACAAGATGAACGCCGTGACTCAGCAGATGCGCGAGGAGCTCATCGAGGCCTTCGCCAAGGCCAACGAGGACCCCGACGTCGCGGTCATCGTGGTCACCGGCAGCGGCAAGGCCTACTGTGCCGGTGCGGATGTCTCCGGAGGCTCCAAGACCTTCGACCCGAAGGCTCGCGGCTGGGCCGACAACGTGGAGGACTACCGTGACGGCGGTGGCCAGATCACCCTCCAGATCTTCGAGAGCACCAAGCCGGTGATCGGTGCGATCAACGGCGTCGCCGCCGGGCTCGGTGCGACGATGCTGCTCCCGATGGACATCCTGATGGCGGCCGACACGGCCCGCATCGGCTTCGTCTTCGCGCGCCGTGGTCTGGTCCCCGAGGCCTGCGCCACCTGGTTCCTGCCGAAGAAGGTCGGCATCTCCACGGCGGCCGACTGGTGCTTCACGGGTCGCCTCGTGCCCGCCCAGGAGGCGCTCGAGGCGGGCCTGGTCAGCAGTGTCCACGCCGCGGACGACCTCCTGCCGGCCGCCTACGCGAAGGCTCGCGAGATCGCCGACAACACCGCCCCGGTGGCCGTCGGCATGATCCGGCAGATGCTCTGGCGCTTCGCCGGCTCCGACCACCCGATGGACGCCCACCGGGTCGACTCCAAGCTCAACTACACCTTGGGCCAGTCCCCGGACGTCGCCGAGGGGATCGCCGCCTTCCTCGAGAAGCGCAGCCCCGACTTCCCCGGCCAGCTGCTCCAGGACGCCCCCGCGGCGTTCCCCTGGTGGGACGAGCCGGAGTTCAAGCAGTGAGCGGTGCTGCTCATGCTTCCCAATTCGTAGGAACATTGACTCAGAAGGTGATCACATGACCGGCTTCGTGTGGGTTCTCGGGGGCTACCAGTCAGACTTCGCCCGCAACCTCACTCGCGAGGGCGGGGAGTTCTCCTCCTTGGCCACGGAGGTCCTCGACGGCACCTTCGACGCCACTGGCTTCGACCCGTCGCTGGTGCAGTCGGTCCACGTGGGCAACGCGTTCGGCCAGCTGTTCACCGGCCAGGGCCAGCTGGGTGCGATGGCGGCGACCGTCGACCCGCGCCTGTGGGGCGTGCCCGCCTCCCGCCACGAAGCCGCCTGCGCCTCGGGCTCGATGGCGTTGCTCGCAGCCACGGCCGAGCTCGAGGCCGGTCGCTACGACGTCGCCCTCGTGCTGGGCCTGGAGATCGAGAAGTCCAAGGACACGGTGACCGGCGCGCAGCACCTCGGCGCGGCCGCCTGGATCGGCCACGAAGGAGAGGACGCCACCTACATGTGGCCCTACATGTTCTCCTCCGTCGCCGACGAGTACGACCGTCGCTACGGCATCGACAACGCCCACCTGCGCGCGATCGGTGAGCTCAACCTGCGCAACGCACGCAGCAACCCCAACGCGCAGACGCGCGGGTGGCAGCTGACACCGGAGAGCTTCGGCGACGACGACACCGCCAACCCGGTCGTCGAGGGCCGCCTGCGACGCACCGACTGCAGCAACATGACCGACGGTGGCGCGGGCGTGATCCTGGTCAGCGACCGTTTCCTGCAGGCACACCCCGACGTGGCCTCCCGGCCGCGCGCGCTGATCTCCGGGTGGGGCCACACCACCGTCAGCCTCGACGTGAAGCAGAAGTTCGAGCGCAGCGCCGACGAGCCCTACGTGCTCCCGCACGTGCGCACCGCGATCGACGACTCGTTCAAGCGCGCCGGCATCGCCGGCGTCGACGACCTCGACCTGGTCGAGACGCACGACTGCTTCTCGATGAGCGAGTACGCCGCGATCGACCACTACGGCGTGACCGAGCCCGGCGAGAGCTGGAAGGCGATCGAGAACGGCGACCTGGAGCGCGACGGACGCATCCCGTTCAACCCCAGCGGCGGGCTGATCGGCGGCGGCCACCCGGTCGGCGCGACCGGCGTCCGCATGATGCTCGACTCCTTCAAGCAGGTGACCGGCCAGGCCGGCGACTACCAGATCGACAACGCGTCCCGGGTCGGGGCGTTGAACTTCGGCGGCAGCACCGCCACCACGGCGGCCTGGGTCGTCTCCGGTGGCGCAGCGGCAGGAATCTGAGGACAACAGCATGGAACTCGAGCTGGTCAACCGCTATGTGACCAACCTCCCCGAGGACGACGACCACCCCTACCGCACGGGCGCGTGGACTCCCCAGACGCAGGAGTGGAACGCTGTCGACATGGAGGTGGAGGGCGAGATCCCCACCGACCTCGACGGTGCCTACATCCGCAACACCGAGAACCCGCTCCACGCGTCGATGAAGATGTACCACCCCTTCGACGGTGACGCGATGCTCCACCTGGTCGGCTTCCGCGACGGGCGCGCCTTCTATCGCAACCGGTTCGTCCAGACCGACGGCCTCAAGGCCGAGGTGGAGGCGGGTGAGGCGTTGTTCGCCGGGCTGGCCGAGCCCCCGTCGCTGACGAAGGTCGACTTCGGCTCGGGCGCCCGCGGAGGGTTGAAGGACGCCTCGAGCACCGACGTGGTGGTCCACAACGGCGAGGTGCTCTCGAGCTTCTACCAGTGCGGTGATCTCTACCGGCTCAGCGGCACCAGCCTGGAGACCCTCGGCAAGGCCGACTTCCACGGTGCCTTCCCGGCCAAGGACGGCGTCTCGGCGCACCCGAAGGTCGACGAGCACACCGACGAGATGATGTTCTTCAACTACGGCACCGAGGCGCCGTACATGCACTACGGCGTGGTCGACAAGGACCAGAACCTGATCAACTACACCGACATCCCGTTGCCGGGCCCGCGGCTCAGCCACGACATGTGCATCACCGAGAACTACTCGATCCTCAACGACTGCCCCCTCTTCTGGGACCCCGAGGCGTTGAAGGAGGGCAAGCACGCGGTGCGGTTCTTCCGCGACATCCCCACCCGGATCGGCGTGATCCCGCGCTACGGCAAGACCGACGAGCTGCGCTGGTTCGAGTTCGAGCCCACCTACGTCCTGCACTGGCTCAACGCCTTCGAGGAGGGTGACTGGGTGGTGCTCGACGGCTACTACCAGATCAACCCGTCCCCGACGCCGCGTCCGGGCGCCAGTGGCTACGAGGCGCTGTTCCGCTACCTCAGCCAGGACCAGAAGGAGCCCCGCCTGCACCGCTGGCGGATGAACCTGCGCACGGGCGAGACCCAGGAGTTCGACCTCAGCGACGTGATCTGCGAGTTCGGCATGATCAACGGCACGCACCTCGGCCGCCGCCACCGCTACTCCTACTCCGCGCTGCGGGTGTCGGGCATGTTCATGTTCAACGGCTTCGTCAAGCAGGACGAGGTGACCGGCAGGACCGAGACCGTCCAGCTTCCCGACGGCGTCTTCGCCAGCGAGACCGCGGTGGCCCCCAAGGTCGGCTCGACCTCCGAGGACGACGCCTACGTCGTCACGCTCACCACCGACATGAACAACGACCGGTCGGAGTGCCTTGTCTACGACGCCCAGGACGTCACCGCCGGCCCCGTGGCCCGGATCCGCCTGCCCGAGCGCATCAGCAGCGGCACGCACTCGACCTGGGCGCCCGGATCGGCGATCGCCGGATGGGACACTTCCGACAATCCGCTCCACGCGGTCCGAGTCTGAGAACGGTTCGAGAATGAGACTCTTCAGCAACGAGGCCGCCGACCAGTTCGTCGCCGACGGGTGGTGGACCGGTGAGACGTGGTCCGACCGCTTCCGCCGCAACGTCACGGCGTACGCCGACCGCACCGCCATCGTCGACGCCCTGAACAAGCGCGAATTCATGGGGCAGGACCCCCTCCGCCTGACCTGGCAACAGCTCGACGCGGCCGTCGACCGGACGGCGTCCGTGCTGTTCGCCAACGGGGTCCGTGAAGGGGACCGGGTCGGCATCCAGATCCCCAACTCGGTGGAGCTGGTCGTCACCTACCTCGCCGTCAACCGGCTCGGCGCGATCCTGTCGCCCTACCCGATGCCCTACCGGCGCCACGAGATCAAGCAGCTGGCGGAGATCGCCGGGGTCAGCTCGCTGGTCACCACGGCCGGCTTCAACGGTCGCGACCTGCGCGCCGACATCACCGGGGTGGCCGACGAGATCGGTGGTGCCTCGGTCTTCGTCTGGCACTCGGACCCCGCCGACGCCACCGTGCCCCTCGACCTGGCCGCGGTGCTCGGCGACGGCGACCTCGACCCGGCGTACGTCGAGCACGTCGCGGGGATCGAGCGTCACCCCAACGACTGCTTCCTGATCATCTTCACCTCGGGCACCACGGGCACGCCCAAGGGCGTCCCGCGCGCGTCGGGCGACTCGATGGTGGCGGCCTTCTCCCTGGCGGAGTCGCCGAACCT
Coding sequences within:
- a CDS encoding acetyl-CoA acetyltransferase, translating into MTGFVWVLGGYQSDFARNLTREGGEFSSLATEVLDGTFDATGFDPSLVQSVHVGNAFGQLFTGQGQLGAMAATVDPRLWGVPASRHEAACASGSMALLAATAELEAGRYDVALVLGLEIEKSKDTVTGAQHLGAAAWIGHEGEDATYMWPYMFSSVADEYDRRYGIDNAHLRAIGELNLRNARSNPNAQTRGWQLTPESFGDDDTANPVVEGRLRRTDCSNMTDGGAGVILVSDRFLQAHPDVASRPRALISGWGHTTVSLDVKQKFERSADEPYVLPHVRTAIDDSFKRAGIAGVDDLDLVETHDCFSMSEYAAIDHYGVTEPGESWKAIENGDLERDGRIPFNPSGGLIGGGHPVGATGVRMMLDSFKQVTGQAGDYQIDNASRVGALNFGGSTATTAAWVVSGGAAAGI
- a CDS encoding universal stress protein, which codes for MTSRILVGVDGSETAAAAAHTAARLARALGAQLHVVSAFTRNEIERIEQGSDVFIHTNETGALTVADQEASALRAEFAGLAVETTAAAGKPAEILVNLAKELETDLIVVGNKRVQGLGRVLGSIAKDVAQHAPCDVYIAHTHHR
- a CDS encoding crotonase/enoyl-CoA hydratase family protein is translated as MTFETIDYTVDDKILTLTLNRPDKMNAVTQQMREELIEAFAKANEDPDVAVIVVTGSGKAYCAGADVSGGSKTFDPKARGWADNVEDYRDGGGQITLQIFESTKPVIGAINGVAAGLGATMLLPMDILMAADTARIGFVFARRGLVPEACATWFLPKKVGISTAADWCFTGRLVPAQEALEAGLVSSVHAADDLLPAAYAKAREIADNTAPVAVGMIRQMLWRFAGSDHPMDAHRVDSKLNYTLGQSPDVAEGIAAFLEKRSPDFPGQLLQDAPAAFPWWDEPEFKQ
- a CDS encoding nitronate monooxygenase codes for the protein MTHPVLNDLRLPVVAAPMFLISGPELVIAASKAGVLGSFPAPNCRTTEELDRWLGTVTDGLTEDGVTKPWALNMVTHSSNPRLAEDLKVVAEHKPPIVITALGSPRPVMEVVKGYGGTVIADVVSLKLAHKAAAARADGLACVSSGSGGHTGHLNPFAFVSAVRDFFDGIVAVGGGIADGHGVAGAVAAGADLVYVGTRFLATRESMAPDAYKQMVVDSGTDDLIVSDGITGTPASWLRPSLVENGLDPDNLVAPEKRAYGSGNGHTRWKDIWAAGQGIQVIQDAPAVADVVDQLVADYGVALSRLDRFRGGVLV
- a CDS encoding carotenoid oxygenase family protein; this encodes MELELVNRYVTNLPEDDDHPYRTGAWTPQTQEWNAVDMEVEGEIPTDLDGAYIRNTENPLHASMKMYHPFDGDAMLHLVGFRDGRAFYRNRFVQTDGLKAEVEAGEALFAGLAEPPSLTKVDFGSGARGGLKDASSTDVVVHNGEVLSSFYQCGDLYRLSGTSLETLGKADFHGAFPAKDGVSAHPKVDEHTDEMMFFNYGTEAPYMHYGVVDKDQNLINYTDIPLPGPRLSHDMCITENYSILNDCPLFWDPEALKEGKHAVRFFRDIPTRIGVIPRYGKTDELRWFEFEPTYVLHWLNAFEEGDWVVLDGYYQINPSPTPRPGASGYEALFRYLSQDQKEPRLHRWRMNLRTGETQEFDLSDVICEFGMINGTHLGRRHRYSYSALRVSGMFMFNGFVKQDEVTGRTETVQLPDGVFASETAVAPKVGSTSEDDAYVVTLTTDMNNDRSECLVYDAQDVTAGPVARIRLPERISSGTHSTWAPGSAIAGWDTSDNPLHAVRV